A genomic region of Rhipicephalus sanguineus isolate Rsan-2018 chromosome 3, BIME_Rsan_1.4, whole genome shotgun sequence contains the following coding sequences:
- the LOC125757979 gene encoding LOW QUALITY PROTEIN: uncharacterized protein LOC125757979 (The sequence of the model RefSeq protein was modified relative to this genomic sequence to represent the inferred CDS: inserted 1 base in 1 codon) has product MSSKGTWRLFRSLIDPSQTRGETQKQLRRALHGYQGTSAQLADALCDRYLCRTEDPTGPAYTYSGKPNHELDAHFQLHDLKAALAKMRRGTAPGRDRITVKLLANLPDTAYLHLLEYMNHIWDGRPLPPEWKTSLVTFIPKAGKAVNTENLRPISLTSCTGKLMETMVRDRLSPYLESKGFFADTMFGFRPHMSAQDVLLQLHRAVIQPTTMQHNDKAILALDLKGAFDNVKHDSILANLSSTDCGARTFAYIRDFLSKRQALLRIEDEEYGPYIMGTRGTPQGAVLSPLLFNVAMMRLPNKLAQVEGIQHAVYADDITIWTTEGSIGEMQERLQRAASIVEAYANDCGLQCAPTKSELLHVRAKPTDKSAIHISLSGVPIREVEELRILGLFIHHRLRPDSTIAKLRIVGEQVGRMIHRVSNKRGGLRGRDALRLAHAFVTSRILYAVPYLRTNKHEDDRIDAIIRKATKRALDLPVATSNAKLXSLGVLNSYQELREAHLVNQYTRLVQTAPGRRLLNRLQIQHVCPAEEAERIPELWRHMLSVSPLPSNMDTHTHESRRQARARTLERQHGSRPGVFYVDIAGPSPKGFYTASVIHQEKHVNGLSFRAQNSERAEEVAIALAAADPNSKVIITDSRKACAHYLAGEISPLAGQILKRAAIDPTPKRIIWAPGHQGLRGNEAADAAARALTHRAPHPGSYDSEANTPLLRFKEILSYYRDTHRLFPAPAKGLSKADERTLRRLQTGTLLCPAILKHYDPNTDGRCPHCGETCDIFHMVWACTKNPDLPPSPTPSREAWETALLNCSSLESQRALVRRARDGASSCGVPD; this is encoded by the exons ATGAGCTCGAAGGGGACATGGCGTCTCTTTCGCAGTCTCATAGATCCCTCTCAAACGAGAGGGGAGACGCAAAAGCAACTCCGGCGAGCTCTGCATGGGTACCAAGGCACGTCGGCACAGCTTGCGGATGCTCTGTGCGATAGATATCTCTGTCGCACGGAGGACCCGACTGGGCCGGCGTACACGTACTCTGGTAAGCCTAACCACGAACTCGATGCCCATTTTCAGTTGCATGACCTTAAAGCTGCCTTAGCTAAAATGCGACGGGGTACGGCTCCAGGGAGGGACCGCATAACAGTGAAACTGTTGGCAAACCTCCCTGACACAGCCTATCTTCATTTATTAGAATACATGAACCACATCTGGGACGGACGTCCGCTCCCTCCCGAGTGGAAAACATCACTTGTGACTTTTATTCCCAAAGCAGGCAAGGCCGTGAATACGGAAAATCTGAGGCCCATATCACTGACCTCGTGCACGGGCAAGCTTATGGAGACGATGGTACGGGATCGCCTCTCTCCATACCTGGAGAGCAAGGGCTTCTTTGCAGACACCATGTTTGGGTTTCGCCCACATATGTCTGCACAGGACGTCCTTCTCCAGCTGCACAGGGCCGTCATACAACCCACAACTATGCAACACAATGACAAAGCCATCCTCGCCCTTGATCTGAAAGGTGCTTTCGACAATGTTAAACACGATAGCATCCTGGCCAACTTGAGTTCCACCGACTGCGGGGCTAGGACCTTTGCATATATAAGAGATTTCCTCTCTAAACGCCAGGCCCTTCTTCGGATCGAGGACGAGGAATATGGCCCGTACATTATGGGAACACGGGGTACCCCTCAGGGAGCTGTGTTATCACCGCTCCTGTTCAACGTTGCTATGATGCGCCTTCCAAACAAATTGGCCCAGGTGGAAGGCATTCAACACgcagtatatgccgatgacattacaaTATGGACCACCGAAGGGAGCATTGGGGAAATGCAGGAACGCCTTCAGCGGGCCGCATCCATAGTCGAGGCGTATGCCAACGATTGTGGACTCCAATGTGCTCCAACCAAATCAGAGCTTCTGCATGTTAGAGCGAAGCCAACCGATAAATCAGCCATACACATCTCTCTGTCTGGGGTTCCCATCAGAGAGGTGGAGGAGCTTCGGATTCTTGGCCTGTTCATTCACCACAGACTCAGACCGGACTCCACAATTGCGAAACTCCGGATAGTAGGCGAACAGGTAGGGCGCATGATCCACCGCGTTTCCAACAAGCGGGGCGGTCTGCGGGGCAGGGACGCGCTTCGGCTCGCCCATGCCTTCGTGACTAGCCGGATACTCTACGCCGTCCCATACCTTCGCACTAACAAGCACGAAGACGACAGAATAGATGCCATCATTCGCAAGGCGACTAAGCGAGCTCTGGATCTCCCTGTGGCCACCTCCAACGCCAAAC AGAGCTTAGGCGTGCTCAACTCCTACCAGGAGTTGCGGGAGGCCCACCTTGTGAATCAATACACGCGGCTCGTGCAGACGGCTCCCGGGCGCCGCCTGCTAAACCGATTACAGATCCAACAcgtttgccctgcagaggaggcggagcgtattccagaactgtggcgccatatgctctcggtctctccgctccccagtaacatggatacgcacacgcacgaaagcagacgacaagcgcgggctcggacgcttgaaagacaacacggctctcgacctggtgtattctacgtggacatagcaggtccttcgcccaagggattttacacggcctctgtaattcaccaggaaaaacacgtcaatgggctctccttccgagcacaaaattcagagcgagctgaggaagtagcgatagcgcttgctgccgcggatcccaattcgaaagtcatcatcacggactcccgtaaagcatgtgctcactacttggcaggggagatatcccccttagccggccaaattctaaaacgggctgccattgatccgaccccgaaacgcattatatgggctcctggccatcagggcttacgaggtaatgaggccgctgacgcggccgcccgagcgcttacccaccgggctcctcaccctggctcttatgactcagaggccaatacaccgcttctgcggttcaaagaaattctctcatattatcgcgacactcaccgccttttcccggctcctgcaaaggggctgagtaaggcggatgagcgaactctaaggcgcctgcagacaggtactctactctgccctgcaatattaaagcactacgatccaaacacggatgggcggtgcccacactgtggggagacctgcgatatcttccacatggtgtgggcatgtactaaaaatcccgacctgcccccttcccctaccccttcacgagaggcatgggagactgccctcctcaactgctcctcactggagtcgcaacgggctctggtgcgacgggcgcgagacggggcctcgtcatgcggtgtcccggactag